A stretch of DNA from Synechococcus sp. JA-3-3Ab:
TAGGAAGCCAGGCTGGCCGGGATCAGCCCAACCCCAACCCCGGCAGGCTGATGTTTCCGGTCAGCTCCTCCATGCGCTTGCGCATCGTCTCGGCGGACTGAGTGTAGGCGTTCACCATCGCCGTCAGGAGCAAGTCCTCCACCACATCCACCGGCTCCTGGAGCACTTGGGGATCCAGAGAGACCTTGAGGGGCTCCTGGTTGCCGTTCACTGTCACCTTCACTAGCCCATTGCCGGCCTCGCCGACGATCTCCATTTCTTCTAGCTCTTTTTGCAGCCTTTGAGCGCCGTCGCGCACCTCTTGGGCCTTCTTGAGGGCTTCTTGGATTTTGCCGAAGGGACCAAAGCCTCGGGTCATGGGATCCTCTTCTAGACACTGCTGTTCTACTCTACCCCTTTCCTCTTGTCGGTAAAAGTACCCGCCAAGCTGGAAACCCAGGTCAGATCGGCCTTTTTAGCCTGGGGTTAACCCTGACGAATTATCCTCAACAGAGAGGGCAAAAGCGTCCCCTGCCTGGAGGTGTCATGGCTCAACTGTTGCAGGATCCGCAGTCGCTAGCCGCCCAGCCCAGCCCCGTGCGCCAAAAGGCTTCTCCCTTGTCCTGGCGGCGCTGGATCCCGGAGCGCTGGTATGTTCACCTAGGCCTGTGGCTGGCCTGTTTGGCGCTGGGGTTTCCGGTGCTGTATGCGCTGATCGTGAGCACCCAAAACAATGCCGAGGTATTTCGCTATCAATTGACCTTTGGCTCCTCGTTGGCCTTTAACTGGCAGCAGGTGATGGTGGCGCGTCACCTAGGCCATTACATGGTCAACAGCGCCATCGTGGCCACGGCCATCACGGTGGGCAAAACGGTTTTGTCACTATTGGCGGGGCTGGCCTTTGTCTACTTTCGCTTTCCGGGCAAGGGGCTGGCCTTCGGCTTTGTGCTCATTACCCTGATGATGCCCACAGAAATTCTGATCATCGCTCTGCTGCGGCTGGTCACCAACCTGGGCTGGGGATCCACCTACTACGCCCTGATCGTGCCCTTTCTGGCCAGCGCCACCTCGACGTTTTTGTTTCGCCAACATTTTTCCAACATCCCCCGCGAGCTGGCGGAGGCGGCTCAACTGGACGGGGCCAACCCGCTGCAGTTTCTCACCCAGGTGCTGATCCCCCTGAGCTGGAACGCCATCGGAGCCCAGGCGGTGATTCACTTCGTCTACGCTTGGAATACGTACCTGTGGCCCCGCTTGATCGTGCAAGGCCGGGAGCGGCAGGTGGTGCAGGTGGGGCTGCAATCCCTGCTCAACCTGGATAGTTCCGCCTCCTATGGCCCCATGATGCTGGGGGCGATCATCGCCAGTATTCCGCCGCTGGTGGTGTTCATTGCCCTGCAAAAGCCTTTCATGAGCGGCCTGGCCCTCAGCCGCGACAAGTAAGTTAGCGAGATCCTCATCCCCGCGAGTGCTCCCTTCATGCCCAGAGATCTGCGCCGTTTCATCGCCCTGCTGGAGTCCCGTGGCCAGCTTCGCCGCATTTCAGCAGAAGTAGATCCCGACCTGGAAATTGCCGAGATCGCCGATCGCCTCTTGGCCTGCGGGGGGCCGGCGCTGCTGTTTGAGCGGGTGAAGGGATCCTCGATGCCCCTGCTGATCAACGTTTTGGGCACGGTGGAGCGCATCTGCTGGGCGCTGGGGATGGAGCAGCCGCGGGAGCTGGAGGAGCTGGGGAAAAAACTGGCCTTGCTCTACCAGCCGCGCCCGCCCAAAAATTTTGCCCAGGCCCTGGAGCTGGGGCAGGCGCTGTTCCGAGTCTTCCAAGCTCGACCCAGCCGGGATCTCTTCCCCCCCTGTCAGCAGGTGGTGCTGCTGGGTGAGGCGGTCGATCTCACCCAACTGCCCCTGCTGCGGGTCTATCCCGGCGATGCCGGGCGGGTGCTGACCTTGGGGCTGATGGTTACCAAAGACCCGGAAAATGGCATTCCCAATGTGGGGGTGTACCGCCTGCAGCTCCAGAGCCGCAACACGATGACGGTGCAGTGGCTGTCGGTGCGGGGGGCCACCCGGCATTTGCGCAAGGCGGCGGCCCTGGGCCGGAAGCTGGAAGTGGCAGTGGCCATCGGGGTGGATCCCGCCGTGATCCTGGCGGCGGCTACGCCCCTGCCGGTGGATCTGTCGGAGTGGCTGTTTGCCGGCCTCTACGCCGGCGAAGGGTTACACCTGGCCCGCTGCAAGACGGTGGATCTGGAGGTGCCGGCCCACGCCGAGATTGTTCTGGAGGGCACCATCACGCCAGGGGAGGTGGCCCCCGACGGCCCTGCCGGGGATCACATCGGCTACTACGGCCCTCGCAACGAGCAAGCTCCGCTCATCCGCTTCCACTGCCTCACCCACCGCCGCGATCCCATCTACCTCACCACCTTCAGCGGCAAGCCTCCCAAAGAAAACGACATGATGGCGCTGGCCCTGAACCGCATTTACACCCCCATTCTGCGGCAGCAGGTGCCGGAGATCGTGGATTTCTTTTTGCCCATGGAGGGCTTGGGCTACAAGGTGGCGATTCTGTCCATCGACAAGGCCTATCCCGGCCAGGCGCGGCGGGCGGCCCTGGCTTTTTGGAGCGCCTTGCCCCAGTTTAGCTACACCAAGTTCGTCATCGTGGTGGACAAGGACATCAATGTGCGGGATCCGCGGCAGGTGCTCTGGTGCCTGTGTTCGCGGGTGGATCCGCAGCGGGATGTGTTTATTCTGCCGGACAACCCCTTTGACGCCCTGGACTTTGCCACCGAAAAACGGGGTCTGGGGGGCAAGATGGGGATCGATGCCACCACCAAGCTCCCCCCGGAAACCGACACCCCCTGGCGGCAACCGCTTGCCCCGGATCCGCAAGTGGCCCGTCTGGTGGATCGCCGCTGGGCGGAATACGGCCTGGCGGATCTGGACTTGCAGCCGGCGGATCCGCGCCTATTTGGCTACGAGTTCTAGGGGTGGCTAAGAGGCTGGCAGGTGCAACAAGCGCTGTCTTGGCTGGTGCTGCTCCTGAGCTATGTCGGGCTGGGGCTGGGATCCCTGCCCAGGCTGCGCATGAACCGGGCCACGATTGCCCTGGCGGGATCCGCTTTGCTGATTGCCCTAGGAACAGTGCCGCTGCTGGAGGCTTGGGCAGCCATCGACGCGACCACGATTGTCTTTCTCCTCAGCATGATGGTGGTGAACGCCAGCTTGTCCCAGGGCGGCGCCTTCCAGCTAGCTTTGCTGGGCCTGATTCGGGTTAGCCGCAGTCCCTTTGGCCTTTTGCTCATGCTGGTGTTCGGCAGCGGGCTGCTCTCGGCCTTTCTCCTCAACGATACCCTGGCACTGGTGTTTACCCCCCTCACGTTGCAGGTGACAGCCGTGCTGGGGCTGAACCCTATTCCTTACCTCTTGGGCTTGGCGGCGGCCACCAACCTAGGGTCTGTAGCCACCCTGAGCGGCAACCCGCAGAACATCCTCATCGGCTCCTTCTCCGGGATCGGCTACCTGGAGTTTGCCGCCCAGATGACCCCGATTGCCGTGGTGGGGCTGCTGTTGGAGGTGGGGCTGCTGTGGCTCTACTACCCCGAGGTGCGCTCGCTGCAGCCCTTCGCCCAGGTGCCTTGGACGCCGCTGCGCCTCTATCCCCCCCTGTTGCGCAAGAGCGTGGCCATTACAGCGGGCCTGTTTGGGGCCTTTGTGGCCGGCCTGCCCCTAGCGGAGTCGGCCCTGGTGGCGGCGGCCTTGCTGCTGATTACCCGCCGGCTGAAGCCGGAGCGGTTTTTGGGGCAGGTGGACTGGAACTTGCTGGTGATGTTCTCCGGGCTGTTTATCCTGACACGGGCAACCCGAGAGCTGCTGGCCGGCTGGGGAACGAGTCTGGGGCCCTGGGCGGAGCAGGTGGCGGGATCCCCGTTGGCGCTGCTGGCCGCTGTCGCCCTCTTGTCCAACCTCATCTCCAACGTGCCGGCGGTGCTGCTGCTGCAGTCGCTGCTCCCGCTGCAGGGAAAGACGGCCTGGCTGTTGCTGTCTGCCGGCTCTACGCTGGCCGGTAACTTGACTCTGTTTGGGGCAGTGGCCAATTTAATTACCGTCGAAGCGGCAGCTAGAAAGGGGTATGTGTTAACGTTCGGGGAACATCTCCGCTTTGGCCTGCCCCTGACGCTGCTTACCCTTGGGTTTAGCGGTCTGTGGCTGGGTCAGCCCTGAGCCTTGCCGGGAGCCCTCACTGGGCACTAAGGGCGGCCAAAAGCTCATCTGCCAACAACACTGCCGTGTAGACCAAAGCCTGTCGCTGCTCAGGCGAGAGATTGCCAATGGCAGTTTGGGGATTGCTGAGCATGCCCTGCAACACCCTGCTGGCCACGTATTCCCGTTTGGAAACGCCGGGGCTAGAGATGGTGGGGTTATCCAGGGAAAACTTCTGGTGGTGCTCGAAGGGAAAGGCATATTCAGAAGCTACCGGCATGGCTCCACTCCAAACCTGGACTCTACGCTGCGCTTGGCCTATTTTCGCATTGTCCCTTGCGGGGAAGCTCCAAAAACAGATGCGCCGTACGCCTATTTGCTTCACCTGAACCGCGTGCGGCATCCCGGCTCCAAAGAGCATGACTCTAGTCAGTGATATGCTGGACTATACTGAAAATAATGTACAGTATGTTCAGTATGGCTGCTTGGTATGGCTAGGTATGTAAAACCGAGAGAAGCGGCGGATTATTTTGGGGTGTGTCTCCACACCTTGAGGCGATGGGAACAGAAGGGCTGGATCCATGCAGTACGTACACCATCTGGTAGAGCGAGAAGGTATAACCTCGACAGCTACATTGGCCTCCGGCCCGCTGACGCGAACAGAGCACCCAAGAAGGACAAACGAGTCGTTTTGTACGCCCGAGTCAGCAGTCGAGGGCAGAAACCAGACTTGGAGAGACAGATTGCAAGACTGGTTAACCTCTATCCTGGAGCCGAAGTGGTCGGAGAGGTTGGCAGCGGTCTCAACTTCAAAAGGCCAAAGTTCCTTGCCTTATTGGAACGAGTTCGTGCGGGAGATGTCGGAACAATTGTGGTCGCTCACCGGGATCGACTCTGCCGGTTTGGATTTGAGTTCGTTGAGTGGTACTGCCGTCAATACGGGTGCGAAATCTTGGTTCTCGATGACGATCACCTTTCTCCCCAACAGGAACTGGTTGAGGATATCCTCACCATCTTGCACTGCTTCAGCAGTCGGCTCTACGGACTCAGAAAATACCGGGCTGCAATCGAGAAAGATACGGATTTATCCGGAGCCAGCGCTGGCTAAAGTCTGGAAGCGGTGGCAAGCGGCGTGCCGGTACTGCTACAACCAAGCGATTGCCTATCAGCGTCAGCATGGTGCCCCAAAAACGGCCAGAAAGCTGCGGGACATCATCCTGCGCTCCGACCTGCCCGGGTGGGTGAAGGACGCCCCCTGCCACATCAAGCAGAACGCGGTCGTCGAGGCGTGGTTGGCGTTTCGCCGAAGCAAAGACGCGAGGTTTCGCAGTGTGCGAGACAGGTCGCATACGCTGCAATTCAACGCCGGCAACTTTCGCAATGGGACGTGGTATCCGAAACTCACCCGAGGCTTGGCGTTCCGTGCATCCGAGGAGATGCCCAGAGAATGGGCACGCGGAACTGAGCTAATGCGGGTGAAAGACAGATGGTATGCCATCTTTCCTGAGCCCGTGAACGAGCAGTGTTCGTTAGCAAAGGGGGTTGTTGCGCTTGACCCTGGGGTAAGAAGCTTCCTTACAGGGTTTGATGGGGCGGGCTTTGTAGATATCGCCAAGGGAGACTTTGGCAGGATCGTTCGGCTGTGCTACCACCTAGAC
This window harbors:
- a CDS encoding UbiD family decarboxylase → MPRDLRRFIALLESRGQLRRISAEVDPDLEIAEIADRLLACGGPALLFERVKGSSMPLLINVLGTVERICWALGMEQPRELEELGKKLALLYQPRPPKNFAQALELGQALFRVFQARPSRDLFPPCQQVVLLGEAVDLTQLPLLRVYPGDAGRVLTLGLMVTKDPENGIPNVGVYRLQLQSRNTMTVQWLSVRGATRHLRKAAALGRKLEVAVAIGVDPAVILAAATPLPVDLSEWLFAGLYAGEGLHLARCKTVDLEVPAHAEIVLEGTITPGEVAPDGPAGDHIGYYGPRNEQAPLIRFHCLTHRRDPIYLTTFSGKPPKENDMMALALNRIYTPILRQQVPEIVDFFLPMEGLGYKVAILSIDKAYPGQARRAALAFWSALPQFSYTKFVIVVDKDINVRDPRQVLWCLCSRVDPQRDVFILPDNPFDALDFATEKRGLGGKMGIDATTKLPPETDTPWRQPLAPDPQVARLVDRRWAEYGLADLDLQPADPRLFGYEF
- a CDS encoding IS607 family transposase, encoding MARYVKPREAADYFGVCLHTLRRWEQKGWIHAVRTPSGRARRYNLDSYIGLRPADANRAPKKDKRVVLYARVSSRGQKPDLERQIARLVNLYPGAEVVGEVGSGLNFKRPKFLALLERVRAGDVGTIVVAHRDRLCRFGFEFVEWYCRQYGCEILVLDDDHLSPQQELVEDILTILHCFSSRLYGLRKYRAAIEKDTDLSGASAG
- a CDS encoding YbaB/EbfC family nucleoid-associated protein, with protein sequence MTRGFGPFGKIQEALKKAQEVRDGAQRLQKELEEMEIVGEAGNGLVKVTVNGNQEPLKVSLDPQVLQEPVDVVEDLLLTAMVNAYTQSAETMRKRMEELTGNISLPGLGLG
- a CDS encoding carbohydrate ABC transporter permease, with the translated sequence MAQLLQDPQSLAAQPSPVRQKASPLSWRRWIPERWYVHLGLWLACLALGFPVLYALIVSTQNNAEVFRYQLTFGSSLAFNWQQVMVARHLGHYMVNSAIVATAITVGKTVLSLLAGLAFVYFRFPGKGLAFGFVLITLMMPTEILIIALLRLVTNLGWGSTYYALIVPFLASATSTFLFRQHFSNIPRELAEAAQLDGANPLQFLTQVLIPLSWNAIGAQAVIHFVYAWNTYLWPRLIVQGRERQVVQVGLQSLLNLDSSASYGPMMLGAIIASIPPLVVFIALQKPFMSGLALSRDK
- a CDS encoding SLC13 family permease, translating into MQQALSWLVLLLSYVGLGLGSLPRLRMNRATIALAGSALLIALGTVPLLEAWAAIDATTIVFLLSMMVVNASLSQGGAFQLALLGLIRVSRSPFGLLLMLVFGSGLLSAFLLNDTLALVFTPLTLQVTAVLGLNPIPYLLGLAAATNLGSVATLSGNPQNILIGSFSGIGYLEFAAQMTPIAVVGLLLEVGLLWLYYPEVRSLQPFAQVPWTPLRLYPPLLRKSVAITAGLFGAFVAGLPLAESALVAAALLLITRRLKPERFLGQVDWNLLVMFSGLFILTRATRELLAGWGTSLGPWAEQVAGSPLALLAAVALLSNLISNVPAVLLLQSLLPLQGKTAWLLLSAGSTLAGNLTLFGAVANLITVEAAARKGYVLTFGEHLRFGLPLTLLTLGFSGLWLGQP
- a CDS encoding RNA-guided endonuclease InsQ/TnpB family protein, coding for MRISSPSCTASAVGSTDSENTGLQSRKIRIYPEPALAKVWKRWQAACRYCYNQAIAYQRQHGAPKTARKLRDIILRSDLPGWVKDAPCHIKQNAVVEAWLAFRRSKDARFRSVRDRSHTLQFNAGNFRNGTWYPKLTRGLAFRASEEMPREWARGTELMRVKDRWYAIFPEPVNEQCSLAKGVVALDPGVRSFLTGFDGAGFVDIAKGDFGRIVRLCYHLDDLQSRLSKAPRPKRRRMRQAAFRLRERIRNLVDECHRKVAAFLTDNYRLIFLPTFESAKMVAKAGRKFGSKTARAMLTWAHYRFKQLLKFQAKKKNVVVVEVSEAYTSKTCTKCGHIHTKLGGAKVFRCPKCNHRLPRDWQGALGVMLRALRDTAFLFGLRPSSAVASASRSDNGNGQNAIASPLSSNAQQCSA